Proteins from a single region of Ziziphus jujuba cultivar Dongzao chromosome 1, ASM3175591v1:
- the LOC132800600 gene encoding secreted RxLR effector protein 161-like: protein MSEAKPVSVPLGGHYKLSMEQCPSNEQEREDMITVPYSSAIGSVMYLMISTRPDLAYAVSVLNRFMSNPGRSHWDAVKWLLRYLKLTANEGLVFKGSKDGIELLGYTDANYAGDRDKRKSISAYAFTVCGNCVSWKSHLQAIVALSTTEAEYMAITDAAKEAIWIKGLLSELNMLHKAVILYSDSQSAIHLSKNPVFHERSKHIQIKYHFMRDMVERKEVKLEKANVDLREDCKEGSQSFCYNYTLED, encoded by the exons ATGAGTGAAGCTAAGCCTGTTTCTGTGCCCTTAGGTGGTCATTACAAGTTGTCAATGGAACAGTGCCCTAGTAATGAACAAGAAAGAGAAGATATGATTACTGTACCATATTCAAGTGCAATAGGTTCAGTTATGTATCTTATGATCAGTACAAGGCCAGATTTGGCTTATGCAGTAAGTGTGCTCAACAGGTTTATGTCAAATCCTGGAAGGAGTCATTGGGATGCAGTAAAGTGGCTCTTAAGGTATTTAAAACTCACTGCAAATGAAGGATTGGTGTTTAAAGGCAGCAAAGATGGAATAGAATTGCTTGGCTACACAGATGCAAATTATGCTGGGGATCGAGATAAGAGAAAGTCAATCTCAGCATATGCATTCACTGTTTGTGGGAATTGTGTTAGTTGGAAGTCACATTTACAAGCCATAGTAGCTTTGTCTACTACAGAAGCAGAATATATGGCAATAACAGATGCTGCAAAGGAAGCAATATGGATTAAAGGTTTACTGTCAGAACTTAATATGTTACACAAGGCTGTCATACTCTATTCAGATAGTCAAAGTGCAATACACCTTTCTAAGAATCCTGTGTTTCATGAGAGGTCAAAACATATTCagattaaatatcatttcatgCGGGATATGGTGGAAAGGAAGGAAGTAAAGTTAGAAAAG GCTAATGTTGATTTAAGGGAAGATTGCAAGGAGGGTTCACAGAGTTTCTGCTATAATTACACTcttgaggattag